Part of the Salinigranum rubrum genome is shown below.
CGCCGCGCACCTCGAACCGCGCCCCTCCCGCGTCGCTGTCGGTCACGTGCACCGTCCAGCCGTGCGCCTCGGCGACCTCCTGGACGATGGCGAGGCCGAATCCGATCCCCGCTCTCGATGTCGAGTAGCCCGCCTCGAACACCCGCTCGCGCTCCGTGGGAGAGACGCCGGGGCCGTCGTCGCTGACGTGAAAGCCGTCGGGGAGGTCGCCGACCGTCACCGTCGTGCCCCCGTGGTCGACCGCGTTCGTGAGGAGGTTCTCCAGCAACTGCCGAAGCCGGTTGGCGTCGGTCCGGAGGCTCCGTTCGGTCTCGACGCGAAGGGTCGCGTCGCTCGTGGTCGCGTCCCAGCACTCGGAGACGAGCGCTGCGAGGTCGACCGTGGTGGTCTCCGTGGCGCGGTCGCCGTCGCGCGCGAGCGTCAGGAGGTCCTCGACCAGCGCCTGGCTCCGCCGCACCGCGCGTGCGGCGGGCGGGAGGTGTTCGCTGTCGCACGCGTCCATCGCGAGGGCGAGCCGTCCGTCGGCCACGCTCAGGGGGTTCCGCAGGTCGTGTGAGACGACGCGGGTGAACGAGTCCAGCCGCTCGTTCTTCCGTTCGAGTTCCCGTTCACGTTCCTTGAACGCCGTGACCTCGTGGGCGACGCCGATGACGCGCTCTATCCGCCCGTCGATGCGGAGCGGCGTGAGCGTGTACTGGAGGATTTCCGGGCCCCGACCGCGCAGTTCGATCTCGGTCTCCCCGTCGAACTCCTCGCGCTCCCCGTCGAGGAGTTCCTGGTACGGGTCCCCGTCACCCTCGGCACGGATGTGTGGAACGAGGCCGCTCTCCCGTCCTTCGAGCGCCTCTGGCGTCGTCCCGTAGAACCCCGCGAGATACTCGTTGACGAACTCGAATCTTCCCTCCGCGTCGTAAATACAGGCGGCCTCCTGCATCGTCGCCACCAGGCGTTCGTAGCGTTTCAGCTCGCGTTCGCGCTCGGTGCGCTCGGTGATGTCGACCGCGAGGCCGAACACCGCGACGGGGTCGTCCGGGTCCGAGCGGTCGCCCGTGTCGTAGACCGGAACCTTCGTCGAGAGGAACACCCGCTCCTCGCCCTCGATGAGAACCGTCTCCTCGGTCTCGACTGGTTCGGCCCGTTCGAGGACGGCCCGGTCGTTCCGCATCACCTCCTCGTCCACCGACTCGCCGAACAGTTCGCGGTCGGTGCGTCCGACGATCTCCTCGTCGTCGAGGCCGAACAGCTCCCGGAAACTGCGGTTGACGAAGACGTACGCTCCCCGGTCGTCCTTCATGAACATCGGCGTCGTCGTGTTCTCCAGGATGGCTTCGAGTCGCCGTCGAATCGACTCCAACTCGCGCTCGCGCTCCGTGCGCTCGGTGATGTCCTGAAACTGTGAGAAGACGGCGACGACCTCCCCGTGCTCGTCGGTCACGACGCGGTTGTGCCACTCGCAGACGATGTGCGTCCCGTCCTTGCGGACGTTCTCGTCGATGCTGTGGAAGCCTCCCGTCGCCTTCGAGAGCGCGTCGGTGACCGCGTCGACGTTCTCGTAGCTGCGCTCCGTCACGAACACCTCCCACGTCTCGCCGCGCAGTTCCGCCTCGGTGTAGCCGAATATCTCCTCGCCGGCGGGGTTCAGCCGAACGATCTCGAAGTCCTCGTCGTACTCGACGACGCCCAGCGGCGACTGCTCGATGAACAGCGAGAGCCGCTTCTCGCTCTCTTCGAGCGCCACCCGGCTCCGGTGCTGTTCGACCGCGTTGCGGATGCGGTTCGCGAGCAGGGTGTACTGGCTGGTCCCCATCTCCTTCTGTAGGTAGTCGGAGACGCCCGCCGAGATGGCCTCGCTGGCGACCTCCTCCGACCCCTTCCCGGTGAAGAGGACGAACGGCAGGTCGGGATACTCCTCGCGGACGGATTCGAGGAACTCGAGCCCGTTCCGACCGGGCATGTCGTAGTCGGAGACGACGCAGTCGAACGGACGCTCCGACAGCCGTGTGAGCCCCTCCGTCGCGTTCGCGGCGGTCTCTATCTCGAACCGGTCGTCCGTCCGTTCGAGGAAGGCCGCGGCGGTCGCAGCGAACTCCGGCTCGTCATCGACGTGGAGCACGCGGATCGCGTCGAGGGCCGGGTACATACGATGCTACAGAGGGGCGCCGATTATAGTTTTACGCGTTGGCGTCGGTCGGTACTCCCGAACCGCCGTTCGGAAGCCGCGCTCACGCCGCGAACTGTCGTTCGAGAAACGTCACGAGGAGGTACGCGGCCAGTCGCTGTGTCCCCTCGGTGGGGTCGTACGTCGGTGCGACCTCCATGAGGTCGACCGCCCCCACCTCCGTCCGGGCGCCGAGAACCTCCATGACGGTCAGCGCCTCGGCGGCGGAGAGCCCGCCGGGTTCCGGGGTCCCCGTCCCGGGAGCGACGCTCGGGTCGACGGCGTCGATGTCGAAGGTGACGTAGACCGCATCCGCGCCCTCGCTGACGCTGTCGACCGCCTCCTCGATGACGGGGGCGATGCCCCGCTCTTCGATGTCCGCTCCCGTGTAGAGCGACAGGCCCGTCTCCTCGGCGAACTCGAAGAACGCCGGCGACTCGTACCCACGGATGCCGACCTGCGCGACGTGTTCGTAGTCACAGAACGCGGAATCGGCGACGTGGTGCGTGCTAGACCCGTGGAAGTGCTCGCCGAAGACGGGGCTCTCCGCCACCGTGTCGGTGTGAGCGTCGATCTGGACGACGCCGACCCGGTCGGCGTCGACGCCCTCGACGAACCCGGTCACCGACGGGAAGGTGCAGTAGTGGTCGCCGCCCAGAAGCACCGGCATCGTCCCCTGTGCGGCGACGGTGGCGACGTGGGCGGTGATGCTCTCGGCGGTGGTCTCGCGGTCCATCGGGAAGACGGGAACGTCGCCGCAGTCGACGAGGTCGAGCGCGTCGAAGTCGACCGTTCGGCCGGTCCGCATGTTCGTCAGTCCGCCCTTGTAGCCCGAGAGGTACGCCCACCACGCGCTGGCCTCGCGGATGGCACCCGGACCGTACCGCGCGCCGGGGCGGTTCGAGACGGCGCCGTCGTACGGCACGCCGAGCACGGCGGCGTCCGCCCCCTCGACGTCGCTCGGCGAGCGTATCTCGGACTTCAGGAACGTGTCGATACCTGCGTACGGGAGTTCGACCGACGCTCCCGTCGTCCGGTCGCGGAACGCCTCGGCGCGCGTTTCAGTTCGTTCGTCCATCATGTCTCACCGTTCATTGTGGAAGATACCTTCCGCCTCTCGGGGAGTCCGTCGGAACGGATATTAAAAATTCGGTTACTCCACTCCTCGGTGGACCGAAGGGCAAAAGACCGACAGACCGGGCTACAGTTCGCGTCTTCGCGGCGGCGTCTGGGAGTCGTCCCCGGCGGGAACCGAGCTACCCGAGTCGGTTGACGCGGGCGACGGACGGTGGCAGAGAGATTCCGCACCACCCGGGGTCGCGCGTCGAGCCTCTCGAAGCGAACAGCACGCCTATGTGCCCCACCCGAGAGGTGTGACCAACGATGCCCGCGGACCTCGACCGTCGAACGTACGACCTCCTGCGGCTCATCCGGGTGAACGAACCCATCGGGAGCATCCGCCTCGTCGACCTGCTACAGCAGCGTGGCTACGAGATCAAGGGCCGGACGGTTCGACTGATGCTGTCGGACCTCGACGAGGCGGGCCTCACGGAGAAGGTGCCGGGCAAGGGCCGGCGCCTCACACAAGAGGGGTACGCGGAACTCGACCGCGGCGACGTGGGCGGGCGGTTGCGACAGGTGCGCGAACGCATCGCGACGCTCACGAGTCAGGTCACGTACGACCCGACGGAGGACGCGGGCGAACTCCTCCCGTGTACCGCCAGGGTCGCCCGCGACGACGTCCCGGACGCGTTCGACGCGCTGGAGGCGCTCGGCGGCTCCTCGCTCGGTCCGGCGATGGTCGCCGCGCGCGTCGACGACGACGCCGTGGAACTCAGGCTGCCGTCGAGCATCACCCTCGACGGGGTGTTGCTCTCCCGGGGAATCGACGTCAACCTCACGACGGCCGGACTGGTCGAGTACCGTCCCGCCGACGGGACGGTCATCAGGTACATCGACACGCTCAGCGGGGAAGGGTCGACGATGGACGTGGTGAGCCTCCTCATCGAGGCCGGCCGCACCGACGTCGACGCCGCCCTCGCGGACGCGACGGGCGTCCTGATCGTCGACAACCGCGAGTTCCCCCTGACACGGTTCGCCGAGGGCGAGGACCTCGCGGCGGCGACGAACGCCCGGTTAGGAGGCGTCCTCGACATCCGTCGCCCCCGCGAGTCCGGCCCGTTCCCGCGGGGCGAGCCGAGCTGGGACTTCGCGTCGCTCACCTACGGCGGCGTCGGCGAACTGGCGCTGGCGCTGCTCGCCGAGCGGTCGCTCGTCGACTCGTGGGAGACGCTCGGCGAACCCCTCGCCCGCAGCGCGTTCGAGCCGGCGTCGGTCGTCCGCGCCGCACTCGCCGAAGCGGGTGTCGAGACCGAGTAGGAGGGAAGGCCGTCAGGCGCCGACGACGATGAGCAGGACGATGGCGAGGAAGAAGCCGCCCCACATCAGGAGCGAGGTGCGCGTGAACGACTTCGATTCGAGGGGTTTGACCCCGCTCGCGGCTCCTTTCTCCTCGTCGGAGAACCCCTGGGTAACGAACCAGTAGACGACGACGCCCGCGAAGGCGAACTCGGCCACCCAGAACAGGGCGATGAGCGCCGTGAAGAGCGTCTGTCCCATCATCGGCGGTCACCTCCCTCGGTCTCGCGCCCCTCGTCGACCGCCGTGCCCCCGTCGGCGAGCATCTCCGAGCCCTCCTGTGCGATGTCCTCGAACGCGAAGTCGTCGGGGGCGAGGAGGCTCACCACGAGCGTCAGCGTCGTCGAGGCCAGGTGGCCGACGGCCATAATCTCCCAGAGTTTGAGCGCGATGCCCCCCGAGACGAGGCCCGTCGACGACGCCAGCAGGAAGCCGGTGACGACCTGGCTGACGAGCACGCCGATGATGAAGCCGACCGAGGAGGCCTTCCGCCAGAACAGCGAGAGGGCGAAAGGCCCGACGAGCGCGGACGCGCCGATGCCGCCGATGAGCAGCAACTGGATGAAGCCGACGTTGTCGATGGCGAAGACGGTGCCGGCGAAGATGACGAGCGCGAACCCGATGCTGGCGACGCGGGCCACGCGGAGTTGGGCCGCGTCGCTCGCGTCGGTGTCGAGATGTCGAAAGTAGATGTCGCGGGAGGTGAGCGACGCGATGGCCGTGAGGTACGAGTCGGTCGACGACCCGAGCACCATCAGCGTCACGAGCAAGAAGACGATGGTGGCCCACTCCGGTAGCAGGGAGAGCGTCTCCACCGAGAGGTTTCCGGGCGAGACGTCGGTGAACACCGCCAGTCCCACGAACCCGATGACGGCGTACATCGCGATGGTGGTGAAGACGCCGATGCCGCCGATGGTCAGGAATCGAGAGGTCTTGTCGCGGCGGACGGCGAAGATGCGCTGCCACGTCGCGAGCGAGACGACGCCCCAGACGCCCAGGCCGAGCGCGTAGGGAAGGAAGAAGTCCTCGATGGGCGCGAAGTTGGCCATCGAGAGGAACGCCGGCGCGTCCGAACCCAGGTTCTGGACCATGTTGGTGTAGACCGCGCCGGGGCCGCCGGCCTCGAAGAGGAGGATGGGGACGAACACGAGCGTGAGCACCACCGCGGAGATGAACTGGATGAAGTCGGTCGTCATCGACCCCCACAGCCCTCCGAGGAGGATGTAGACGCCGATGACGCCCATCAGCACGGCCATCACGACGTTGGTGTCGATGCCGGTGAGGCCGCCGATGACCGCCCCGCCGACGTACAGTTGGATGACGCCGCCGAGGACCATGGTGTAGAGGATGACGAAGACGACGGCGAGGTGTGCGCGCTTGTCGAACCGCTCGATGAAGTACTCGCTGTAGGTCAGCCCCTGCGGGAACAGTTTGCGCATCCGCAGGGCGAACGGGATGACGACGAACGAGGACAGCACCGCCGGACCGGCGTACATCCAGATGCCGGCGACGCCGACGAAGCCGACGTACTCCGGGACGCCGAGGATGTCGCCGGCCCACATCCACGTGACGGCAAAGGAGGCGGTGGTGAGTCCGACCTGCGCCCGTCCGCCGGCGGTGATGAACTCGCGGGTGTCGGTCACACCCTGTCGACGGTAGATGTAGTACGTCAAGCCGATCATCAGCGCGCCCCAGAGCCCCAAGAGCGCGAAGCCGCCGGTCTGGCTAACCATTCTCTCCCCCCGTCCCCGAGCGCGCGGCGTGCGCGACACGCCGAACGGTGGTAACCTTTTGCCACATGTTATCCACACTCTGCAATGCGACAAATAAGCGTTGTGGTGTGCGTTCACACGGTAAGAGGTAACTCTCGTGACGAGAAGCCGGACGTATGCCCACCTACGACCTCTCACACCCCATCGAGACGGGGATGCAGACGTATCCCGACGACCCCGACGTCGCCCTCGCGCCCCACGCCGACTTCGACGCCGACGGCTACCGGGTGACGGCCCTCTCGATGGGGAGCCACGCGGGCACCCACGTCGACGCGCCGAGCCACACCGAGCGCGGGGGAGAGACGCTCGACGACTTCGGCCTCGACGCGTTCCGGTTCGACGCGCAGGTGGCCGACGTCCGACGCGGTGCCCGCGAACCGATCGACGTCGCGGACCTGCCCGGGGCGACCGACGCCGACCTCCTCGTCCTCCACACGGGCTGGGACGCCCACTGGGGGACCGACCGCTACCTCGACCACCCCTTTCTCACCGAAGCGGCCGCCGCGTGGTGTGTCGACCACGACTACCACGTGGCGACCGACGCGCTGAACGTCGACCCGACGCCGAGCCCGAACGCGGGCGAGGACGAGCCCTCGGGGTTCGGCGCTCACCACGCGATTCTGGGCGCGGGACGACTGATTTACGAGAACCTGACCGGGCTCGAACGGCTTCCGTCGCGGGTGGAACTCCACGCCTATCCGCTCGCGCTCGACGCGGACGGTTCGCCCGTCCGAGCGGTCGCGTTTTCCCCGAACTGACCCCGTCCGACGGCTCTACGATGGCATGTGAATGCCACCGTACGTCGCGTTCGAACCCCCTCGGAGGCGGAACTCCTCAGAGGAACACGACCACGGCGAGCGCGACCAGCAGTGACAGCGTGAGAAGCGCTTGGACGACGGCGGAGCCGAGGACGCCGACCGTCGCGTACAGCGCGGCGCGGACGCTCGCCTCGGACTCGCCGGTGCGGTAGAGTTCGACGGCGAAGGCCGCGCCCGCGACGCCGACGACGAACCCGAGGGGGCCCGTGACGAGGCCGAGGACGAGTCCTGCGACGAGCGCGACTGCGGCCGTCAGCGGCGACGCACCCCCGGCGCGGACGGCGAGCGCGCTCCCGGCGACGTCGACGACGAGGGCGGCGAGTGCGACGAGGGCGAAGCCGACGAGGACGACGAGCGAGGGGTCGGTGTAGCCGGTCGACCACCAGTAGAGGAGGACGGCGGCGAGCGAGAGCGTCGCGCCCGGCACCGCGGGCAGGAGGCTCCCGACGACGCCGAGGGCGGCGAGCGCGAGCGCGACCCACGCGAGTGTGGAGACCATTCGTGTGTGCCGCGTCTCTCGGGCGTGGACGGGGAAAACGCTGTGCACTCCGTGACGGCTCCGCGGTTTCTCGATGCGATGCTCGAAGGTCGCACACGCACGCCCAGTCGAACGTATCTGTCGTCGGGGCCGCGTGCCGAAACGAGAACGAGCAGGAGACGACACGACGGTCGCACGGTGCACGGGCGCGGTGAGGCCACCTCTTCCCCAGCCGACTCACTGATTAGACCTCGCGCGGTCACTGCATCCGTCGGAACACTGTCCCCACCCGTCGGAACACTGTCCCCGCGCTTCGAAACACCGTCACCGAACACTCGTCACCAGGTCACCGCACTCGCCGCGACGCCGTCGCCGACGACTCCTCACGACGCGACTGCGACGTACACCCACCGTACTGCCCACGAAAACCCGTCCCCGTGCAAGAGTTAAGTGCCCTCCCTGTCACATACCCGTAGCTATCATGGCTATCGACGCGAACTTCGAGACGAACCGCGAGCGAGTAGAGGTCGACGACGACGCCTTCGCGGACGACGTCGCCGTCTGGGGCCCGTACGACCCGCCGGAGAAGCAGGGAATCCACGGCACACACGTCGCCGTCGACTTCGACATCTGTCTCGCCGACGGCGCCTGCCTGGAGGACTGCCCGGTCGACGTGTTCACCTGGGTCGACACGCCCGGCCATCCCGAGTCGGAGATCAAGGCCGAACCGACGCACGAGGACCAGTGCATCGACTGTATGCTCTGTGTCGACGTCTGCCCGGTCGACGCCATCGACGTCGACCCCGGACGCGCGGGCCGGATCTGAGCCGACTCCGAGCCGAGTCGAACTGAACGACGTTCGACCGGGTCCGAACCACCCCGCCGGCCCCGAGCCACCGCCTCGCCGACGCGTCGATTCGTCCGCTCTTCTCGCCCTGTCTCCGTTCTCGTCCGCGTTGTCCTTCCCACGCTCTCGTTCCCGTGAGAGACCTCTCTCCCTCCCACGAGCGACCGCGTTCGTTCCCCCGGACGCGCCCGTCCCTCGGACAGTCGTGTCAGTCGAGAATTGAGCCAAAAGATTATTACGAAAACGTGCTGAGGTGATTGCGAGACTATGGGAGAACTTGACACTGTCGTGTTGACGAAAGGCGTTCCCGACTTCCGCGAGGGGCAGGTGTCGTTCGACGAGAACGGCCACCTCGAACGCGGGAAGACGCCGACCGTGATGAACCCGAACGACAAGCACGCGCTCCGGGCGGCGCTGCAGACCCGGGTCCGACACGGCGGGAACGTCTCCGTGATGTCGATGGGGCCGCCGGGCTACAAGGACGTCCTCCGCGAGGCGATGGAGACGGTGTACGCCGACGACCTGACCCTGGTCTCGGACCGGGAGATGGCCGCCGCCGACACGTGGGCGACCGCCATCACGCTCGCGACGGCGATCAGGAAGCGGGGCGTCCCCGACCTGGTGTTCGCGGGGTTCAAGACGGCCGACGGCGAGACGGGCCACACCGGCCCACAGACGTGCTGGTGTCTCGATATGCCCATCGTCACCCACGTCGTCGCCCTCGAAATCGACACCGACGAGGGGCGCGTCCACGCGAAGCGACTCGTCGAAGGCGACATCGAGGAGGTCGAGACGGTCGAGGTGTCCCTCCCCGCGTTCATCGTCACCGACCCCGACTTCGAGCCGGAGTACCGGACCGCGCGCGACCGCCTCGAACTGAAGTCCCTCCGCGCGGAGACGCGCGAGCGCGCCGCCGCCCTCGACGACGACGAGGACATCACCGTCTGGAACCACGCCGCCTTGAACCTCGACCCCGACTACATCGGCCTCGACGGCTCGCCGACCATCGTCTCCTCCGTGGACCCCATCCCCAAAGCGCCCGCCGAGCGCGAGGCGACGATGGTCGACCCGGGGGACTCGGAGGCGATGCAGCAGGTGGTCGAGGAGTTGACACCGTTCGCGTCGAGTGCGGGAGCCGCCGAGGCGGGGGGTGACTGACGATGGAGGTCGACCCCACCGAGTACGAAATCGCCGAACTCGGCCCGAAGATCAAGGACATCGACGACCCCGACGAACTGGCGGAGATGCTCGCCGCCGAAGAAGCGGGTGAGGACCGCCCACCGGTCAAGACGCTCATCCAGTCGCGCATCGACAAGCTCTCCGAGGACGACGAGGAAGCAGGAGGCGACATCGACCTCGACGAGATGGGGCTGGCGGACCTCGCGAACGCCATCAAGTCGATGGACGACACGGAGCGCCTCCGCTCTCTCTTGGAGGAGGAACGGGAGGGGAAGAACCGCGACACCATCGTCCGACAGTTCGAGAACCGCCTCGAATCGCTGGAGGGCGGCGACGACGACGGCGAGGTCGCCGAGCGGGAGAGTCCCGAGGAGCGCCACCCGGACCTCGACCACCCGACCGAGGACAAGCAGTACGTCCACGCGCTGGAGAACGGCGAGTACCGCGACATGTGGGTGTACTGTGAGACGCAGGCCGGGGAGCTGATCGACGTCTCGCGGGAGATGCTCGGGAAGGCCCGCGAACTGATGGACGCGTACAACGACGACTACGACGAGTCCGAGCGAGTCGTCGCGGTGCTCATCGGCGACGACGTCGAGAAACACACCGAAGAGTGCGTCGCACTCGGCGCCGACGTGGTCGTCTACCAGGAGGACGAGCGCCTATCGAGGTTCCAGCACAAGCCGTTCACCGAGATATTCTGCGACATGGCCCGCGCCGCCGACCACCGGTTCGGCCGGGAGAAAGAAGCAGAGGAGTGGCGCGACTACGACGAGCCGCGGTACGTGCTGTTCCCGGCGACGAACAACGGCCGCGACCTCTCCGCGCAAGTCCAGGCCGAACTCGACTCCGGACTGGCCTCGGACTGCTCGGGGCTGTACATCGAGGACACGGTCATCTCCAACCCGGTGAAGACCGGCGAGCCCGGGACGAAGAAGACGTTCGAGCGCGTCCTCCACATGAAGCGCCCGGACTTCTCGGGCTTCGAGTACTCGACCATCCTCTGTCTGGACAACCCCCACCGCGAGTTCCACCCGCAGGGTGGCTCGGTCATCCCGGGGAGCTTCGAGGTTCCCGACCCCGACTCGGAGAGAACGGGCGAAATCGTCGAACACGACCTGCCGCTCGACGACGGCTGGTTCCGCGTTTCCGTGACCGAGTTCGAACAGCTCGATTCGGGGGTGGACCTCTCGGGCAACGACGTGGTCGTCTGCGTCGGGAGGGGCATCAGCGCCGACCCGACGAAGGGAGTCGAACTCGCGCTCGAACTCGCGAACGCGTTCGAGAGTAGCGACGTCGGCGTCACCCGCGGCATCGTCACCGGGTCGTTCCAGTTCGACGGCCACGTCGAGCAGTACACCCACGAGGAGCGACAGATCGGTGAGACCGGACAGGTCATCCAGCCACAGTTGTACATCGCCGCCGGCGTCTCCGGCGCCGTCCAGCACAAGGTCGGCTGCGACGAGTCCGAAACCATCGTCGCCATCAACACTGACACCGACGCCCGCATCAAGGACTGGTCGGACTACTTCGTCGAGGGCGACCTCTTCGAGGTGCTGCCCCGACTCACGGAGGCGGTGAAGACCGGCAAACTCGACGTCGGTGCGGTCGCCGATGGGGGCAGACGAATCGACGGCGGAACGGCGGCGGGAACCGCGGACGAAACCGGAGGTGCCGACGATGAGTAGCGCAAACACGGACACGACAGAGGCGGACCCGGGCGCAGAGTACGAACACTACGAGGCGGTCGTCGTCGGGGCGGGTCCCGGCGGGGCGGCCGCGGCGGCAACCCTCGCCTCCTACGGGGTCGAGACGCTCGTCCTCGAACGCGGCGTCGACGCGGGGTCGAAGAACGTCTCGGGAGGGCTCATCTACGCCGAGGAGAGCGCGCCGTACACCATCGACCGCATCTTCGACGGCTTCCGCGAGGAGGCGGCGGAGCGGCCCATCACGAAGTACTACATCCACAACGTCGCCGGGACGAAGGTCGAGTCGTTCGACCTCACCGACCTCCACGAGTCGGACACCGAGTGGTCCGACTCCGTGCTTCGAAGGAAGATGGACTCGTGGCTCGCCGAGCAGGTCCACGAGCGTACCAGCGAGGCTGGCGGCGGTCTCCTCACCGAAGTACACGTGAACGGCCTCCTGGAGGAAGACGGCGAAATCGTCGGCGTGACGTGTGACGAACTCGACCCGATTCGCGCCGACCTGATCGTCGCCGCCGACGGCGTCAACTCCGAACTCGCCCGGCAGGCGGGGCTGATGGACTGGGAGCGCCCCGAAGAGTGGTTCCAGGGCGTGAAGGCCGTGGTGGACATGGACAGCGAGGAAGTGAACGAGCGGTTCGACATCGCCGACGAGGAGGGCGTGGCGCACCTCTTCTCGGGCGACCTCTTC
Proteins encoded:
- a CDS encoding electron transfer flavoprotein subunit alpha/FixB family protein; translation: MEVDPTEYEIAELGPKIKDIDDPDELAEMLAAEEAGEDRPPVKTLIQSRIDKLSEDDEEAGGDIDLDEMGLADLANAIKSMDDTERLRSLLEEEREGKNRDTIVRQFENRLESLEGGDDDGEVAERESPEERHPDLDHPTEDKQYVHALENGEYRDMWVYCETQAGELIDVSREMLGKARELMDAYNDDYDESERVVAVLIGDDVEKHTEECVALGADVVVYQEDERLSRFQHKPFTEIFCDMARAADHRFGREKEAEEWRDYDEPRYVLFPATNNGRDLSAQVQAELDSGLASDCSGLYIEDTVISNPVKTGEPGTKKTFERVLHMKRPDFSGFEYSTILCLDNPHREFHPQGGSVIPGSFEVPDPDSERTGEIVEHDLPLDDGWFRVSVTEFEQLDSGVDLSGNDVVVCVGRGISADPTKGVELALELANAFESSDVGVTRGIVTGSFQFDGHVEQYTHEERQIGETGQVIQPQLYIAAGVSGAVQHKVGCDESETIVAINTDTDARIKDWSDYFVEGDLFEVLPRLTEAVKTGKLDVGAVADGGRRIDGGTAAGTADETGGADDE
- the speB gene encoding agmatinase, whose product is MDERTETRAEAFRDRTTGASVELPYAGIDTFLKSEIRSPSDVEGADAAVLGVPYDGAVSNRPGARYGPGAIREASAWWAYLSGYKGGLTNMRTGRTVDFDALDLVDCGDVPVFPMDRETTAESITAHVATVAAQGTMPVLLGGDHYCTFPSVTGFVEGVDADRVGVVQIDAHTDTVAESPVFGEHFHGSSTHHVADSAFCDYEHVAQVGIRGYESPAFFEFAEETGLSLYTGADIEERGIAPVIEEAVDSVSEGADAVYVTFDIDAVDPSVAPGTGTPEPGGLSAAEALTVMEVLGARTEVGAVDLMEVAPTYDPTEGTQRLAAYLLVTFLERQFAA
- a CDS encoding electron transfer flavoprotein subunit beta/FixA family protein; its protein translation is MGELDTVVLTKGVPDFREGQVSFDENGHLERGKTPTVMNPNDKHALRAALQTRVRHGGNVSVMSMGPPGYKDVLREAMETVYADDLTLVSDREMAAADTWATAITLATAIRKRGVPDLVFAGFKTADGETGHTGPQTCWCLDMPIVTHVVALEIDTDEGRVHAKRLVEGDIEEVETVEVSLPAFIVTDPDFEPEYRTARDRLELKSLRAETRERAAALDDDEDITVWNHAALNLDPDYIGLDGSPTIVSSVDPIPKAPAEREATMVDPGDSEAMQQVVEELTPFASSAGAAEAGGD
- a CDS encoding sodium:solute symporter family protein, with protein sequence MVSQTGGFALLGLWGALMIGLTYYIYRRQGVTDTREFITAGGRAQVGLTTASFAVTWMWAGDILGVPEYVGFVGVAGIWMYAGPAVLSSFVVIPFALRMRKLFPQGLTYSEYFIERFDKRAHLAVVFVILYTMVLGGVIQLYVGGAVIGGLTGIDTNVVMAVLMGVIGVYILLGGLWGSMTTDFIQFISAVVLTLVFVPILLFEAGGPGAVYTNMVQNLGSDAPAFLSMANFAPIEDFFLPYALGLGVWGVVSLATWQRIFAVRRDKTSRFLTIGGIGVFTTIAMYAVIGFVGLAVFTDVSPGNLSVETLSLLPEWATIVFLLVTLMVLGSSTDSYLTAIASLTSRDIYFRHLDTDASDAAQLRVARVASIGFALVIFAGTVFAIDNVGFIQLLLIGGIGASALVGPFALSLFWRKASSVGFIIGVLVSQVVTGFLLASSTGLVSGGIALKLWEIMAVGHLASTTLTLVVSLLAPDDFAFEDIAQEGSEMLADGGTAVDEGRETEGGDRR
- a CDS encoding cyclase family protein, with the translated sequence MPTYDLSHPIETGMQTYPDDPDVALAPHADFDADGYRVTALSMGSHAGTHVDAPSHTERGGETLDDFGLDAFRFDAQVADVRRGAREPIDVADLPGATDADLLVLHTGWDAHWGTDRYLDHPFLTEAAAAWCVDHDYHVATDALNVDPTPSPNAGEDEPSGFGAHHAILGAGRLIYENLTGLERLPSRVELHAYPLALDADGSPVRAVAFSPN
- a CDS encoding hybrid sensor histidine kinase/response regulator, with amino-acid sequence MYPALDAIRVLHVDDEPEFAATAAAFLERTDDRFEIETAANATEGLTRLSERPFDCVVSDYDMPGRNGLEFLESVREEYPDLPFVLFTGKGSEEVASEAISAGVSDYLQKEMGTSQYTLLANRIRNAVEQHRSRVALEESEKRLSLFIEQSPLGVVEYDEDFEIVRLNPAGEEIFGYTEAELRGETWEVFVTERSYENVDAVTDALSKATGGFHSIDENVRKDGTHIVCEWHNRVVTDEHGEVVAVFSQFQDITERTERERELESIRRRLEAILENTTTPMFMKDDRGAYVFVNRSFRELFGLDDEEIVGRTDRELFGESVDEEVMRNDRAVLERAEPVETEETVLIEGEERVFLSTKVPVYDTGDRSDPDDPVAVFGLAVDITERTERERELKRYERLVATMQEAACIYDAEGRFEFVNEYLAGFYGTTPEALEGRESGLVPHIRAEGDGDPYQELLDGEREEFDGETEIELRGRGPEILQYTLTPLRIDGRIERVIGVAHEVTAFKERERELERKNERLDSFTRVVSHDLRNPLSVADGRLALAMDACDSEHLPPAARAVRRSQALVEDLLTLARDGDRATETTTVDLAALVSECWDATTSDATLRVETERSLRTDANRLRQLLENLLTNAVDHGGTTVTVGDLPDGFHVSDDGPGVSPTERERVFEAGYSTSRAGIGFGLAIVQEVAEAHGWTVHVTDSDAGGARFEVRGVETTE
- a CDS encoding DUF456 domain-containing protein, giving the protein MVSTLAWVALALAALGVVGSLLPAVPGATLSLAAVLLYWWSTGYTDPSLVVLVGFALVALAALVVDVAGSALAVRAGGASPLTAAVALVAGLVLGLVTGPLGFVVGVAGAAFAVELYRTGESEASVRAALYATVGVLGSAVVQALLTLSLLVALAVVVFL
- a CDS encoding DUF128 domain-containing protein; the protein is MPADLDRRTYDLLRLIRVNEPIGSIRLVDLLQQRGYEIKGRTVRLMLSDLDEAGLTEKVPGKGRRLTQEGYAELDRGDVGGRLRQVRERIATLTSQVTYDPTEDAGELLPCTARVARDDVPDAFDALEALGGSSLGPAMVAARVDDDAVELRLPSSITLDGVLLSRGIDVNLTTAGLVEYRPADGTVIRYIDTLSGEGSTMDVVSLLIEAGRTDVDAALADATGVLIVDNREFPLTRFAEGEDLAAATNARLGGVLDIRRPRESGPFPRGEPSWDFASLTYGGVGELALALLAERSLVDSWETLGEPLARSAFEPASVVRAALAEAGVETE
- a CDS encoding 4Fe-4S dicluster domain-containing protein codes for the protein MAIDANFETNRERVEVDDDAFADDVAVWGPYDPPEKQGIHGTHVAVDFDICLADGACLEDCPVDVFTWVDTPGHPESEIKAEPTHEDQCIDCMLCVDVCPVDAIDVDPGRAGRI